The Silene latifolia isolate original U9 population chromosome X, ASM4854445v1, whole genome shotgun sequence genome contains the following window.
CCTTTGGGGCGATATCCATCTATGGATGAGATGGGAGATTGGAATGTGCCAAGGCCTTCTGAAGATGTTGAGCATGTCAAGGAAGATACCGATCTAGATGACGGAAAAAAACACTAAGGAGTTGGTTCAGTGATACTTTGCACAACAGTATCGAAGACAGTGAAAAGGGATTAACTTGATGAAAACAGATTACATACATGCTCGCTTTGTTTTTAGCGGGTTCTGAAAAATGATTTCACAGGCTTAGCAAAAAGTAACGAGTTCAGCTTTGTTGAATATCGTGAATATAAACTTCAGAGGGATAAAATTCCATTTTTACATTCATCAGTATGTGTTTCTTTTCCTCCCATTTTTGTGATAATCTTGTAATTGTTTTATAAATTAGTGGTTTCTTAATCACAATATTTCCTCTGTTCCTAACATTTTGGTTCTTCAGTCTTCCCAGTATATTAGTGACCCgttttttttgtttcaaatgacaAGTACTGTGTACCACTTTATGATATTGCGTTGAAGTTTTTGCCCTTTAGACACCATGCCCTTAGTCCTAAAACATAGGGCGACCATGTGTGGCTTACTGGCTTTAAATGTTCTGACGGGAGAGTTAGTTAGTGAAACAACATAAATCTGCACAGTCTTGGTAAATTTGCCTACCTCTTCTCGTATTATGAACTTGTATAGTTTAGTTAGTTAGCTACAGATGAATAGATCATGATAAAAGGAATGCATTTAAAGGGTTCCAAACTTCTGCGTTTGGATACCAGCAAGCTCTTCTCTGATAAGCTATACCCATTGATAATCTTTGTTCAACTTATATGGCAAATCCTTGTATTTGTTTTCTTTCCCATTTAATCCTTCACTCTATTGTCCTCTATGCCTTCTTTATTAGCTTCACTCCTTATATCTTTCTGCACTTTGTCCTCCTTCAGATCTTAAGCTGTTTTTTCATTGTTTGCAAAAAAAATCTTATGTTGTTTCCCTTCTTCATTTTGTCTACTGTTGCTGTCTTTTTTCTGTAAATGCTTGTTTCAGGATTTTCCATTCCCAATGAAGCTAAAGATCATTATTCTTTAGttttggattatgatggaatacAGCAATACGACTCATTAAACTGGTTGCGACTCTTGTATTTGTGAAGTAGAGCAATCATTAGATGCTATTCTCGATTTAATTTTCATTCATGGTCATCTGAAACAGCATGTCTGTGTGTTATCATTATTAAACTCTCTCTTGATGATGATTTGGTGCATCTTCCATGATTTCATGCTTAATAAATATGCCATTGTTTATTGTGAGATTTGGATCCTCCATGTTGTTTAAGACTTTAAGGCAACTATTGGTTTGTCGTTCACCGATTTGCCTACTCTCTCTTGGCTTTTAAATTTGTTGATATGTGGTCTGAAAAGAATGCTATCTATCTAATCAGCTTGGAATTTTGATTTTCATTTCCACTTGTGTGATGACGGATGACATAGAATCCTTTTTCAAAGGCTCCATTGCAACAAAGATTAGTGACCAATTTATATGCCTCTTAGTATTGTATGTCTCAGTTACCGCTACTAGCGCCTGCTAGAGTTCAGGGTGGAAGTATCACCTCTGGTGAGTGTATCCAGCTCCTCTGGTAAGGTTGCATGATGTGATGATAATAGCATACAATGTAGGCAAGTTGAATTTCCATGTGAGGTACAAATCCGCGTGCGTATACAGGCGTCAAAAGGACTACAAATGTATGTTTTTGGTGGAATATGGGGTCAAGGGATGCGCTCACCGGACACCGGACGTTGGAGGGGTAATCTCAAAGATTTGTTGTACAACTTGGTTCTCCTTCGATCTACAAAAACATAACGAGTGAAAAAAGAAGAAACAGCTCGTAATAGCCCAgactttggagtgtcttctatagtTCACTTTCTAATTTCTGTTTGCAAGTAGAaattactccctctatttttctttatatgactttctcacatttcgagacacatacttctctcttcaatatctctcaaattatatgcttaaatatagtgatatgtatactcatatgaaagagtttttcataagtaatctaatggtataatttttataattttttaccaaatattttgttgtaaatattaaagtcagtTTAGCGCACTTTAAAAAAAGaaacgtcatatattaaaaagtggagggagtataGTATTATGAAATAAACATTGAGATTATTGCTCGCAATTATTATTTGTCTAAAAGAGTGCTGTTTTGTAGCTGTATTTGTTAATAATCATAGGTATACACTGTACAGTGTCGAAGATGTTCAATTTTTTGTAATCCGACAATTCCGTCAATGCTTGTATTTCATGGATGCTAGTAGAGCCTAAGAATGCTACTACTGAAAGAACACATGAGAAAACAGTTCAAATAATCATCATTCAGATGGGTAAAGATGGTTGGATTATATGGCACATACAACAAATATAGTGCCTTGAATATGTTATATGGATGTACAAAAACATAAAGAGGGAAAAAGAAGAAATCACAAAGGGAGGCTAAAAATACAAACTTGATTAAGCAACGCAAATATGGCAGTTCGCCATATGGATAGACGACATCACTTCAGTGAACTTGCTTGGTTGCCAAAGAGCATTCAACTAAGCAACTCCATCAGTAAACAAATACGAGAAGTTCCAACATCTGTACGCTTACTTGGTATGCCTTGAATATGGAACAGCTCCCTTGTCTCGTGATATTTGGGGCCTCATGACAGTTCGCTGAATGTGTACAGTAGGTTTCTTTACAGCGGCTCTATTTCTCATCTCCGCGCTACCAGCAAGGCATAGAAGGTGAAAATAAATGTCAAATCCTAATGCTCAATATTGTATATACAAAGTATTTACTCAAGCTTAACCAACAACATTATCCTGATGCCTTATAAGGCTCCCATCCATCGCGAGGTAGGGAAGGCTATATATACGTATCCATACCCCTCAAAACATAGAGAAGTTGTTTTCAACTGACCCATACTGAAAATTGTGCACAAATTGACCAAGTGCTGCTGCACAACACCTCAGAGAACCATTTTTCCTCACTACATGATAGTTAGAAACCACGggattgtgtttttttttttttctcgctcCAATGGAATGGTGCTTCCAAGTTCAAGCAGCCAAGGAGTACTAACAGAGTAACAGGAGAAGAAACACTAATCCTAGCTACGGCTGCAATAGGAAGCAGTAAACTCTTGCATATCTTGATAGGAACAAATCCATTATCCCATATGCACAATTTCAATCAACTTTTACTGTCAAGTAGCAGCCATATATGAAAAATGGAATGAATACCTGTATTCAACTTTTGCCTTTCTCATTATGTTGCTCTTCACAGTGGAGAAAGTGCTTGAGGCTCCAAAAGCTGAAAGTAACATCAATTCAAATAGTGAAAATATAAGCATGGAAAGGTGATGTGATTAAAACCGAATCTTATTTTGGAAACTAAAAAATTGTTGTTTGGGTTCGGAATCGAaagtatttgtcaaaatggtgtccatgTAGAATTGGAAAAAGACACGCCAATCGCCATTCACAATGGCGTGTTTAATAAATAAACAATTGTGGACGACAGCCATCTGCAgtatttttttttgtcattttcacAGGCAAACACGCCATTTTGACATACTTATGATTCCGAACCAAAACGGCAATTTCTTTACGATTATTTCGAAAAGATATTTCACTAAAACCACTGAATAACAGCAAAACTACCTCCACAAAAACTCCGTTTCTTAGAAGAGGGTGGAGCCTTTGCAATAAACTGGATTTGCCGACTTTGCTTTCCTACAATTGACGTGTACAAAAAGTCAGTATCTACAAAGTCCTGTCTAAATGGCAATTACATTAATGAGGAGACACAAACTGAGTGCAAAATGGAATTACGGGCATTTTCATTCTTGAATGATTGTGCCAGTCGATCTAATGATTGCTTCTGGATCTCATTCTGCTCCTTTAACTTTGCCTGCAATATAATAGCATGACTTGAGATCTTGAATGGTAATCAAGTTAATGGCATTGTACGTTTATTCAAACATGGGTTAAAGGGCACAAGCTTTACGCCATTCCAAAAGAAGACTAGAAGAGAGCAAAAATGTGGAAGATATGTGAACATTTACACAAGTGAGGATTACCTGATACAGTTGCCTCCATTTATATGACACCCTTTCCTTTGCCATCCTGTCCACAACTATTTCTACATTCTTTGCACCAAATTTTACCTCGTAGTATTTCTTCCAGAGTCTATCAGTAATTGGACTTAGATCCCTCTCCTACACGTGGAACATAAACAAGATTAAAACTAACTGAAATTTCAAGGACAATCAATTACACGGGTCATACAGGAATGATGCATCTTACAGTGTTAGCATTTTCAATATGCATCAACTCCTCCACTGTACAATGGTGTAAAATGCGCTCAAGAAGATGTGAATCTGTGGCGCCAACATCACCAATGTACTTAACATTATCAATTGCGGTTTGAACACACAGATCAACCAAAGATGGAGCCTTTCCATTTCCCTGTCTATTTCTGCCAGAAAAAAGTAAGTTCCCCGATTTCATATTGCCAAAGCCTTCTGTACCCTAGAAACTACAAAGATATAAGGTCAGAAGTTTCTGCATTTGTAGACAAACAAAAGCAAAATGAATGCAAAAGTTCACAAAAAGCGAAAATATTAAGCAGATGAAAGCATTGACATATATTGGTGCAGAGCAATATACAAGCATCAGGTTAGAATAGATGAAACACTCTCAGTTTAGATCGGGAGCAAGAATGACCACCTATTTTCAATGCTATTGTCTTTTCATCTAAGGAAAAATGCTAAGATATCGGACATATAAGCCAAATATTTTTAAAAGAAGACCAGTGATGCTTCTATATATTCTGTACTGCACACTTTTCTGTCAGTGGAAAAAATAAAGAGGATGACAGAAGGTAAAAAGAGTAAAAGACCAAGGGCAGCATCAAGAAAAAGTGCCTACATGACAAGTCTAGCACATACGAAGAAACTATAGTCGTTTGACAATCAGTGAGGAGAGCAAATCAAATGAATCAGTCTAAATTTAAAGGGTCGACAGAGTTGGAGAAAGATAAGTTCGGATAAGATTCAATCCGTAGGGGCTTTTCCACTTAGCCCGGTTTAGTACAAACAGAGTTTAGTCTTGCAACCCAAGGACAACTTTACAGCTGAATGCACTCAAAAACCTTCTCTAGCACTTTGCATCCGATTATTTGAATTAGTTAAGCTTTTGGTATCTGTTCTTACTCCCTTTCTTTCAATTAAGATTTGCACTGTTTTGATGATGAGTAGATAATCTCATTCTAGGGTTGAACGAAATCAGCGGTCAGGATTAGAGGTTTTCATCGAAATCTTGATATAATAAAATCAACTTTACTCAAAATTAAATGTTTTTATTATAGAATCGGGTAATTAAAGGCCAAAATTAGTTAATTGAAGCTGACAACTCGGAACTCCGACTAAAGTGTGAAGTTTGAGGGATTAGAAGCTGAGAACGATAACATGAGGTTCATCAAACATGAAAGCAGCAGGCTGAAGATACAGAATAACCAAATTCAAACAACAGCTAATCGAATTATCTAAAGCATCCCAGTAAATACTTCCAATTTATACGAATTCGACAACATCATACACAAATCAAATTTCAGCTTCAAAGGTCTCAATATTTCTCCAAGACTAGAGTTCTCCAAATTGTGATTACAATCATTAAATTACAATAAGAACACAAAAGCGCAACAATTATTGAAAAAAAATTGGAATTAAACAGAAGAAtctgaaaattagggtttatacctGAAACAGGAGAAAGAAGAAGGGTGGTATTGGTGGTAGTCGTAAGCCGGTGGGCGATATGATGAACGAAATAAGGCAAAGGTTAGACAGGAACGGAATCAGATGTGATCAACAATAATTAGAACATGGGTTTGTTGACGTCATACAACACTAAAATTGGGCATGCCCAAtacatcaatactatatattaaatctagATATCAAGGGAGTTCAATGTAATTaaaaaaagttatacaaattaattatactatatagttttaaattacTAGCACCATGTAATgtacccgattaagggatctcaatgcaaatattatatagtttgggttaaaattaaattagatagaagcttggtaactttcctaaacatttgtaagagactaaaacatggtcaatttccttaaaataaaaaaattaattaagatagtcaattttcttaaaataaaataattaattaagatggtcaatttcaaggagactaaaagaaagaagatgcttgttAATTTTCCTacatatttatagaagactagaagatggtcaagttccttaaaataaaataattaattagtataaacatgcacacttatggtattaattattatcatcataaaattatatattaaatttaaaatctatgcaattttattaaactttatagtttactagtattggtgcccggcttcgcccgggctatctctacttaccattaaattttttttttcattaaataaaatagcataacccataaatttatcattaatatatttttctatgacatatcctaaaattacgatgaaataaagtTTGAGACAAATTTaatactcccgctattaatattttactcttattaatgaaacaatagtaataacactTCACTACttacccgtaatcattgttactttcactactcccgccgtaattattgttactgtcactactgccgcattaatattgataatttcactactcccgccgtaattattgttactttcactattaccgcattaatattgattatttcactactcacgttgttgtttctaccactttcactaatctcgctgataatattgttacttttactattcaaatgagt
Protein-coding sequences here:
- the LOC141616816 gene encoding uncharacterized protein LOC141616816 gives rise to the protein MKSGNLLFSGRNRQGNGKAPSLVDLCVQTAIDNVKYIGDVGATDSHLLERILHHCTVEELMHIENANTERDLSPITDRLWKKYYEVKFGAKNVEIVVDRMAKERVSYKWRQLYQAKLKEQNEIQKQSLDRLAQSFKNENARKQSRQIQFIAKAPPSSKKRSFCGAFGASSTFSTVKSNIMRKAKVEYSAEMRNRAAVKKPTVHIQRTVMRPQISRDKGAVPYSRHTK